A portion of the Bacillus sp. es.034 genome contains these proteins:
- a CDS encoding DUF421 domain-containing protein, producing MEIKSIAIELIVGYFALLILTKILGKTQITQISAFDFISALILGELVGNSLYDGKTTVFQILAAISIWGSLIFITEFFTQKSRRFRHMLEGTPSLIINKGHINYKELKKNHLDLNQLQHLLRAKEVFSVRECEYALLESDGTLSVIRKPLYDMVQRQDLQLPIKAATLPLSFIVDGEIVYDNLTLAGQEDTWLLNEIKKQGFHSSKDVLYAEWEDGKTLLVQGY from the coding sequence ATGGAAATCAAGTCCATTGCCATCGAATTGATCGTTGGATATTTTGCACTACTCATTTTGACAAAAATCCTCGGAAAAACACAAATCACGCAAATATCAGCCTTTGATTTCATTTCCGCTTTAATTCTTGGTGAACTCGTGGGAAACTCCCTTTATGACGGGAAAACAACCGTCTTCCAAATTCTCGCCGCCATTTCAATTTGGGGGAGCCTAATCTTCATTACTGAATTCTTCACTCAAAAATCAAGGCGGTTCCGACATATGCTTGAGGGGACCCCTTCATTGATCATCAATAAAGGACATATCAATTATAAAGAACTCAAAAAAAATCATCTGGATTTGAATCAGCTTCAGCATTTACTCCGGGCAAAGGAGGTATTTTCAGTTAGGGAATGTGAATATGCCCTTCTTGAATCAGACGGAACGTTGAGCGTCATCCGTAAGCCGCTATATGATATGGTGCAACGACAGGATCTTCAACTCCCAATCAAGGCTGCCACCCTCCCTCTTTCCTTTATTGTAGATGGTGAAATCGTCTATGATAACTTAACCCTCGCCGGACAAGAGGATACTTGGTTATTGAATGAAATAAAAAAACAAGGCTTCCATTCCTCCAAAGACGTCCTTTACGCAGAATGGGAGGATGGAAAAACCTTGTTGGTACAAGGATACTAA
- a CDS encoding MBL fold metallo-hydrolase — MKLQKFTEHCFAFTGAVTIGYCVKDGKGLLIDSGLDDSAVKKVMRMLEGEGLPLDYCVITHAHADHFGGAHYLKTKYDISLYALRFEKAIIENSILEPIYLFNGAVPIKDLRNKFLEGQAVEVDGELVTGENTIGPFTFDVIDLPGHSHSQAGLLVDGILYAADSYFGSETLKKHVIPFIVDADLTVESLEKLLHISCKGAIPGHGRFEQDFTQTVKENIELHEERMNSLLAVVNTNPNGKTFDHIMREYLELHSINVSNVGQWLLFRTSVTAYLTSLERKKLLSFLIQNNELIIKPR, encoded by the coding sequence TTGAAACTACAGAAATTCACAGAACATTGCTTTGCATTTACCGGTGCGGTTACGATTGGATATTGTGTAAAAGATGGAAAGGGGCTTTTAATCGATAGCGGATTGGATGATTCGGCTGTAAAGAAGGTAATGAGAATGTTGGAGGGAGAGGGGCTTCCCCTCGATTATTGTGTGATCACCCATGCCCACGCCGATCATTTTGGGGGTGCCCACTACCTTAAGACTAAGTATGATATTTCATTGTATGCCCTGAGATTTGAGAAAGCCATCATAGAAAATTCCATATTAGAACCCATTTATTTGTTCAATGGGGCTGTTCCTATAAAGGATTTAAGGAATAAATTTCTTGAGGGACAGGCAGTCGAGGTGGATGGAGAACTAGTAACGGGAGAAAACACCATTGGTCCGTTTACCTTTGATGTCATTGATTTACCGGGGCATTCGCATAGTCAGGCGGGTCTTCTGGTTGATGGTATCTTATATGCAGCGGACAGTTATTTCGGAAGTGAGACGTTAAAGAAGCATGTGATCCCCTTTATTGTGGATGCAGACCTTACAGTGGAATCGTTAGAAAAACTCCTTCACATATCCTGTAAAGGAGCGATTCCTGGTCATGGCCGATTTGAACAAGACTTCACTCAAACAGTAAAGGAAAACATCGAACTACATGAAGAAAGAATGAACTCCCTTTTAGCTGTGGTAAATACAAACCCTAACGGAAAGACATTTGATCATATCATGAGGGAATACTTGGAACTACATAGTATCAACGTCTCGAATGTGGGGCAATGGCTGCTATTCAGAACATCGGTCACGGCCTACCTGACAAGTCTTGAACGGAAGAAACTTTTGTCCTTTTTGATTCAAAACAATGAACTGATCATTAAACCCCGTTAG
- a CDS encoding stage VI sporulation protein F → MNNNFFKNLEKKTGVNMNEVLELANSLQNANFKDEATVRSVIKRVSKIANKPVNKEMEDKIVQSIVNDGKQLDFGTISNMLNKGKK, encoded by the coding sequence ATGAATAATAACTTTTTTAAGAATTTAGAGAAGAAGACAGGCGTTAACATGAACGAAGTGTTAGAGCTTGCGAACTCTTTACAAAATGCAAACTTCAAAGATGAAGCAACGGTTAGAAGCGTCATCAAGCGTGTATCTAAAATTGCCAATAAACCTGTAAACAAGGAAATGGAAGATAAAATTGTCCAATCGATCGTGAACGATGGGAAGCAATTGGACTTCGGAACCATCTCCAACATGTTAAACAAGGGGAAAAAATAA
- a CDS encoding YjcZ family sporulation protein, translating into MYGYGYGGCGYGGGCGYGGGYGSTFVLIVVLFILLIIVGASFC; encoded by the coding sequence ATGTATGGATATGGTTACGGTGGCTGTGGATATGGTGGCGGCTGTGGATATGGCGGGGGTTATGGCTCAACGTTTGTATTGATCGTTGTGCTTTTCATTCTCTTGATTATCGTCGGAGCAAGCTTCTGTTAG
- a CDS encoding DUF421 domain-containing protein — protein MPEYLQVALRSIFILLSLFVITKLLGKKQLSKLSFFEYITGITVGSIAGTLSMDLNLPLSEGLMSILLWFAFPLLFSFLSLKSIRFRRFAEGKPTVFIKDGNIDEKALKKEKYSVDEMLEQLRKKDVFRVADVEFASLDTNGDLSVLLKKEKQPLVREDVFDISQKSTPPQAVITDGEIDQKALSEVGFPLPWLMRELSKRKLTVESVFLAQLDSEGNLTFDLFNWTNTQ, from the coding sequence ATGCCTGAATACTTACAGGTGGCTCTAAGAAGTATATTTATCCTTCTTTCCCTTTTTGTGATCACCAAATTATTAGGGAAGAAACAGCTGTCGAAATTATCCTTCTTCGAATACATCACTGGAATTACAGTGGGAAGCATTGCAGGGACACTTTCTATGGATTTGAACCTTCCCTTGAGTGAAGGGCTGATGAGTATCTTATTGTGGTTTGCATTCCCCCTCCTGTTTTCTTTCCTTTCCTTGAAGAGCATTCGCTTTAGGAGGTTTGCTGAAGGGAAGCCCACGGTATTCATAAAGGATGGAAATATTGATGAAAAGGCGTTGAAGAAAGAGAAGTATTCCGTTGATGAGATGCTTGAACAATTACGGAAAAAGGATGTATTCCGCGTTGCCGACGTGGAATTCGCGTCCCTTGACACGAATGGTGATTTAAGTGTTTTGTTGAAGAAAGAAAAACAACCCCTTGTCCGAGAAGATGTATTTGACATATCACAAAAATCCACCCCGCCTCAAGCCGTCATCACAGATGGGGAAATCGATCAAAAAGCTTTGTCTGAGGTGGGGTTTCCCCTGCCATGGTTGATGCGTGAGCTGTCTAAGAGGAAACTGACGGTGGAATCCGTCTTTCTCGCACAATTGGATTCTGAAGGCAACCTGACCTTCGACCTGTTCAATTGGACAAACACACAATAA
- the spoVAE gene encoding stage V sporulation protein AE, producing the protein MLAMFFWAFTIGGIICVIGQLLFDVAKLTPAHTLSLLVVSGAILSGFGLYEPLIDFAGAGATIPITSFGNALVNGAMQEAGEHGLVGVLTGMFEVTSSGISSAIIFGFIGALLFKPKG; encoded by the coding sequence GTGTTAGCGATGTTTTTTTGGGCCTTTACAATAGGTGGCATCATCTGTGTAATTGGTCAATTATTGTTTGATGTGGCGAAACTGACTCCAGCCCACACATTAAGTCTGCTGGTAGTATCGGGAGCCATCCTTTCAGGCTTCGGATTATACGAGCCTCTTATCGATTTTGCCGGAGCGGGAGCCACCATTCCCATCACGAGCTTTGGGAACGCACTCGTAAACGGGGCGATGCAGGAAGCCGGGGAACACGGATTGGTGGGAGTCCTCACCGGTATGTTCGAAGTCACGAGTTCTGGGATCTCATCCGCCATTATCTTCGGCTTTATTGGTGCGCTCCTGTTCAAACCAAAGGGATGA
- the spoVAD gene encoding stage V sporulation protein AD — translation MLQGTRSWVFPTNPAILSTGVVGGPFEKKGNLTADFDQFYDDVWMGQDTYEKANRTLIEDAVQIALEKQSLQKSDIQFFLTGDLINQITPSSFAARTNGIPYFGLFGACSTSMEGLALSAFLVNYHGARHVVTGASSHNSATEKQFRYPTEYGGQKPPTAQWTVTGAGYAVIGEGTSVTMPTPRVTSATIGKVVDMGLKDPFNMGGAMAPAAVDTIVGHFQDLGRDPSYYDLIITGDLATIGRQTAVEMLKQKGYSLPDGLFQDCGMLIYGEKQPVQSGASGPGCSATVLYGHLLNEMKKGTYKRILVIATGALLSPLTFQQGESIPCIAHAVSIEFM, via the coding sequence ATGCTGCAAGGTACACGTTCGTGGGTATTTCCTACCAATCCCGCCATCCTGTCAACCGGTGTCGTTGGTGGGCCTTTTGAGAAAAAAGGAAACCTCACAGCAGACTTCGATCAATTTTACGATGATGTATGGATGGGGCAGGACACATACGAGAAAGCCAACCGTACTCTCATCGAGGACGCCGTTCAGATCGCACTCGAAAAACAATCACTGCAAAAAAGCGATATCCAATTCTTTTTGACCGGTGATCTGATCAATCAAATCACCCCTTCAAGCTTTGCGGCAAGAACCAATGGAATTCCTTATTTCGGTTTGTTCGGGGCGTGTTCGACATCAATGGAAGGTCTTGCACTTTCGGCATTTTTAGTGAATTATCATGGAGCCCGTCATGTGGTTACGGGAGCTTCCAGTCACAACTCGGCTACTGAGAAACAATTCCGCTACCCTACTGAATATGGTGGCCAGAAACCCCCGACGGCCCAATGGACGGTTACGGGTGCCGGATATGCAGTGATTGGGGAAGGAACATCTGTCACCATGCCGACTCCGAGAGTGACATCCGCAACGATCGGGAAGGTGGTGGATATGGGATTGAAGGATCCATTTAATATGGGTGGTGCCATGGCTCCGGCAGCTGTTGATACGATTGTTGGTCATTTTCAGGATCTGGGAAGGGATCCTTCGTACTATGATCTCATTATTACAGGGGATCTTGCCACAATTGGAAGACAGACGGCTGTTGAAATGTTAAAACAAAAAGGGTACTCACTCCCTGATGGGCTATTTCAAGATTGCGGGATGCTGATTTACGGTGAAAAGCAGCCGGTACAATCAGGAGCAAGTGGGCCGGGATGTTCAGCCACCGTACTTTACGGCCATTTACTGAATGAAATGAAAAAAGGAACGTATAAACGCATTTTAGTCATAGCGACAGGAGCATTGTTATCTCCCCTGACATTTCAACAAGGCGAGTCGATTCCCTGTATCGCTCATGCGGTGTCGATTGAATTTATGTAG
- the spoVAC gene encoding stage V sporulation protein AC: MGKTQKTPEQKKYEQLEKQYETKRPLLKNVIKAFFVGGFICLIGQAVTYMYIYYFNFTEQTAGNPTVATMVFLAMLLTGFGVYDHIGQFGGAGSAVPVTGFGNAVISAAIEHRTEGLVLGVGGNIFKLAGSVIVFGVFSAFVVALIKTILIQLGVI, translated from the coding sequence GTGGGAAAAACACAAAAAACACCTGAACAAAAGAAGTACGAGCAGTTAGAAAAGCAATATGAAACGAAGCGGCCCCTCCTGAAAAATGTCATAAAAGCATTCTTTGTGGGAGGCTTCATCTGTCTGATCGGACAGGCGGTAACGTATATGTACATTTATTATTTCAACTTCACTGAGCAGACTGCAGGGAACCCTACGGTTGCGACGATGGTCTTTCTCGCAATGCTCCTGACCGGCTTCGGTGTGTATGATCACATTGGTCAATTTGGGGGGGCAGGAAGTGCCGTCCCTGTTACAGGCTTCGGGAACGCCGTGATTTCTGCCGCCATTGAACATAGAACAGAAGGACTCGTCCTCGGTGTGGGAGGGAATATCTTTAAACTGGCAGGCTCAGTCATTGTATTCGGGGTATTCTCAGCCTTTGTCGTAGCTTTAATCAAGACCATCTTAATCCAGTTGGGGGTGATCTGA
- a CDS encoding sporulation protein, producing MNKKRIIIPLSLCVLIGCANKEDGSDSKIALMKKTNPPPIELVDNPETDSYGHAIKKEISKMKELYDVAVIQGKKETLVVYKVKHLHRFKMKRIEKKMDRYLEDKYPKEDFILSSDYKIFLETIRLKERLKKGSISKKDAEIRFRDIVKLQKEKT from the coding sequence ATGAATAAAAAAAGAATCATCATTCCGCTTTCATTATGCGTTTTGATTGGATGTGCGAATAAGGAAGATGGAAGCGATAGTAAGATTGCACTTATGAAGAAAACCAATCCGCCCCCCATTGAATTAGTGGATAATCCAGAGACAGACAGTTACGGTCATGCCATCAAAAAGGAAATTTCCAAAATGAAGGAGCTTTACGATGTCGCTGTCATTCAGGGGAAGAAAGAGACGCTCGTTGTTTACAAAGTGAAGCATTTGCATAGATTCAAAATGAAAAGGATCGAAAAGAAAATGGATCGCTATTTGGAAGATAAATATCCTAAGGAAGATTTTATATTGTCCAGTGACTATAAAATCTTTCTCGAAACCATCCGCTTAAAAGAAAGACTGAAAAAAGGGTCAATCTCAAAAAAGGATGCTGAAATCAGATTCCGGGATATCGTGAAGCTGCAAAAAGAGAAAACGTAG
- a CDS encoding DUF1360 domain-containing protein, which produces MQLTFIELIALGLSIFRLTHLIVFDKITEFLRAPFFDEYVEVDENGEEAIYLSPKKGGLKGFIGELLSCYWCTGIWVSGFLYGGYCFFPLYFIPLITLLAVAGIAAILEAGVQSWKTD; this is translated from the coding sequence TTGCAACTTACTTTTATTGAACTGATCGCACTTGGCTTATCTATATTCCGGTTGACCCATCTCATTGTCTTCGATAAAATCACTGAGTTCTTACGAGCTCCATTTTTCGATGAGTATGTTGAAGTGGATGAGAATGGGGAAGAGGCCATTTATCTTTCCCCTAAAAAAGGTGGTTTGAAAGGGTTTATCGGAGAGTTATTGTCCTGTTATTGGTGTACGGGAATATGGGTCTCAGGCTTCCTGTATGGAGGCTACTGCTTTTTTCCACTGTACTTCATTCCACTCATCACGCTTTTAGCGGTTGCAGGAATTGCCGCTATCCTGGAGGCTGGTGTACAAAGTTGGAAAACTGACTGA
- a CDS encoding CotY/CotZ family spore coat protein has protein sequence MGCGRDKDKSSKDRGCVCQAVRAIKDIQDEANQECNDCKNDCFLEPLGSLVSPSNRLNTRIFKLYLKNGETFKAHIKGCPWKSPFFRVKEVFDNCCATLQVLKPDHADGSGSRSGSRSGSGSDMETMGQNTEWVFTEECITVDLDCFCAIQCIKDVHVFLECDEIN, from the coding sequence ATGGGTTGCGGAAGAGATAAAGACAAAAGTTCAAAAGATCGTGGTTGCGTATGTCAAGCCGTCCGTGCTATTAAAGATATTCAAGACGAAGCAAATCAAGAGTGTAACGATTGTAAAAATGATTGTTTCCTTGAGCCACTGGGTTCATTGGTTAGTCCCAGTAATCGGTTGAATACTCGTATCTTCAAATTATATCTAAAAAACGGTGAGACGTTTAAAGCGCATATCAAAGGATGCCCTTGGAAATCCCCATTTTTCCGAGTGAAGGAAGTATTCGACAACTGCTGTGCGACGCTTCAAGTATTAAAACCTGATCACGCTGATGGTTCTGGTTCAAGGTCTGGTTCAAGGTCTGGGTCTGGATCTGACATGGAGACTATGGGTCAGAATACTGAGTGGGTCTTCACCGAAGAATGTATCACAGTCGACCTGGATTGCTTCTGTGCGATTCAATGTATCAAAGATGTACACGTATTCTTGGAATGCGACGAAATAAACTAA
- a CDS encoding CotO family spore coat protein: MRKENKAGREPLLYINQPRLEEVKGNMQVTYRSVKKPKSKEESNKSKRTSESETPLSQGIQEDKYVDEQLFLDQGEPQEEPSVQPVPQLPERKTAASSFRKLKPFRELNLEEKLDYISASISGKVPFPCEFSNGVLAVKGVILEDSGNEITVKSFQGEEVKMRKNELQSIKMIGLQ, from the coding sequence GTGAGAAAAGAGAATAAAGCGGGGAGAGAACCCTTGCTGTATATAAACCAGCCGAGATTAGAAGAAGTGAAAGGCAATATGCAAGTTACTTACCGCTCAGTCAAGAAACCCAAGTCAAAGGAAGAGAGTAATAAAAGTAAAAGGACATCAGAATCAGAAACACCATTAAGCCAAGGGATACAAGAAGATAAATATGTAGATGAGCAGTTATTTTTGGACCAGGGGGAGCCCCAGGAAGAACCAAGTGTCCAACCGGTCCCTCAGCTGCCTGAACGGAAAACGGCTGCTTCTTCGTTCAGGAAATTAAAGCCATTCCGTGAATTGAACTTAGAGGAGAAACTAGACTACATTTCTGCAAGCATTTCCGGCAAAGTACCTTTTCCTTGTGAATTTTCAAATGGTGTGTTGGCAGTGAAAGGCGTCATCCTGGAGGATTCCGGAAATGAAATAACCGTTAAAAGCTTTCAAGGGGAAGAAGTAAAAATGAGGAAGAATGAATTGCAATCCATCAAGATGATCGGCCTCCAATAA
- the fabI gene encoding enoyl-ACP reductase FabI, protein MTLSLKGKTYVVMGVANKRSIAWGIARSLHQSGARLIFTYAGERFEKGVRDLAGTLEGGKDSLVLPCDVTNDEDIEKCFATIKEEVGTIHGLAHCIAFANKEELAGDYMNTTRDGFLLAHNISSYSLTAVAKVAKDLMTEGGSIVSMTYLGGERVMQNYNVMGVAKASLEASVKYLASDLGKHGIRVNAISAGPIRTLSAKGVGDFNSILKEIEERAPLRRNTTQEEVGDTAVFLFSDYSRGITGENIHVDSGYHVLG, encoded by the coding sequence ATGACTCTTTCATTAAAAGGTAAAACATATGTTGTAATGGGAGTGGCGAATAAGCGAAGTATTGCGTGGGGCATCGCCCGTTCGCTGCATCAATCAGGTGCACGTTTGATCTTTACATATGCAGGGGAGCGTTTTGAAAAAGGTGTCAGGGATTTAGCCGGAACCCTGGAAGGCGGAAAAGATTCACTGGTACTTCCATGTGATGTGACGAATGATGAAGACATCGAAAAATGTTTTGCCACTATCAAAGAAGAAGTGGGAACCATTCATGGACTGGCTCACTGTATTGCCTTTGCCAATAAAGAAGAGCTTGCCGGAGATTATATGAATACGACAAGAGACGGTTTCCTGCTCGCTCACAATATCAGCTCCTATTCACTGACTGCAGTGGCAAAAGTGGCTAAGGACCTTATGACTGAAGGCGGAAGCATCGTGAGCATGACCTACCTGGGTGGAGAAAGAGTCATGCAGAACTATAATGTCATGGGAGTGGCAAAAGCCTCTCTTGAAGCGAGCGTGAAATATCTTGCGAGCGATCTTGGGAAACATGGTATCCGGGTGAATGCGATTTCTGCAGGTCCGATTCGTACCCTGTCAGCCAAAGGTGTTGGGGATTTCAACAGCATCCTGAAAGAAATCGAAGAGCGTGCTCCACTTCGTCGCAATACGACACAGGAAGAGGTCGGAGATACGGCAGTATTCCTTTTCAGTGATTACTCAAGAGGAATTACAGGAGAGAACATTCACGTAGATTCAGGCTATCACGTACTGGGATAA
- a CDS encoding DinB family protein — MWETKIVEIRNKVKESIKGLSYEKLNQKPSPGEWSIAQITLHLAGAETRFLTLAIDSAKSGGGRSNSEVDLSVFDNPSQKLIAPIEPSSDPQTMDDLMKALDESRSLTTHFLEKYTKEALNRRSMNHQRFGDMPIWQVLELLGKHEQRHLVQMEDVKKRIT, encoded by the coding sequence ATGTGGGAAACCAAGATTGTGGAGATCCGAAATAAGGTAAAGGAAAGTATAAAGGGGCTATCTTATGAGAAATTGAACCAAAAACCGTCCCCCGGGGAATGGAGCATTGCGCAAATCACCCTTCATCTGGCGGGAGCGGAAACGCGCTTTTTGACTTTGGCCATTGATTCTGCAAAAAGTGGAGGGGGGAGAAGCAATTCAGAAGTGGATTTATCGGTATTTGATAATCCATCCCAAAAATTGATAGCGCCCATCGAGCCCTCCTCGGATCCACAGACCATGGACGATTTGATGAAAGCATTGGATGAATCACGTTCACTCACCACACACTTTCTTGAGAAATACACGAAAGAGGCCTTGAACCGTCGATCCATGAACCATCAGCGATTTGGAGACATGCCGATTTGGCAGGTACTCGAGCTTCTCGGGAAACACGAACAGAGGCATCTTGTGCAAATGGAGGATGTGAAAAAGAGAATAACATAG
- a CDS encoding monovalent cation:proton antiporter family protein, whose protein sequence is MEQHASVASLVIVIMVAFLTPILLHKFKLNFIPVVIAEIIMGLVIGKSGFNLVQQDMWLETLSTLGFIFLMFLSGLEIDFTAFSGGKKKKELLPSGKEEPNRLKLAIIIFIGIFFVSLGLSYLFVLFGLIDNAFLMTLIISTISLGVVVPTLKEAHISKSAIGQIILLVAVIADLVTMILLAVFVSLYGEGHGNMWLLLILFGVGLLLYFLAKRLKNNSFIKSLSTGTVQIGTRAVFTLIMLLVAVSETVGAENILGAFLAGVLVSLLAPNQEMVHKLDSFGYGFLIPIFFVMIGVELDLGSLLSDKKMLLLIPLLVLAFLVSKIIPVYLLRYWYDTKTTIASAFLLTSTLSLVIAAAKIAERIEIITPQMSGTLILVAVITCIITPIIFKKLFPRESAKEKKLKITFLGANQLTMPVSRELQSSLYEPVLYHTKQDKSDRSIADSLFDIHEIDDYDLGTLEEKDIFESDIIVISTGDEEVNATLAVTAKEYGVGRVIVRVESPDLHESLREQDIEVYSVFLSTKALLRALIESPSVMSILTNQETSLYEIRMLNSQFEGMTLRKFPFTGDVIFVRIFRGKDSIVPHGDTELHMNDRLIVTGSKEYVDELKRELEFCEYC, encoded by the coding sequence ATGGAACAACATGCATCTGTTGCATCCCTTGTGATCGTCATCATGGTAGCTTTTTTAACTCCCATTTTGCTGCATAAATTTAAGTTGAATTTCATCCCGGTCGTCATCGCGGAGATCATCATGGGATTGGTTATAGGAAAGAGCGGGTTTAATCTCGTCCAACAGGACATGTGGCTTGAGACATTATCTACCCTGGGGTTTATCTTCCTCATGTTCTTAAGCGGTCTTGAAATTGATTTCACGGCTTTTTCAGGCGGGAAAAAGAAAAAAGAGCTTTTGCCGAGTGGTAAAGAAGAACCAAACCGCTTGAAATTGGCGATTATCATTTTTATCGGTATTTTCTTTGTGTCTCTGGGGCTGTCTTATCTGTTTGTCCTGTTTGGGCTCATTGATAATGCGTTCTTGATGACACTGATTATTTCCACGATATCCCTTGGTGTCGTGGTACCAACGCTGAAAGAGGCACATATCTCGAAAAGTGCAATCGGACAGATCATTCTGCTCGTAGCGGTCATCGCCGACCTGGTGACCATGATTTTACTTGCTGTGTTCGTTTCTCTTTATGGAGAAGGACACGGGAATATGTGGCTTCTACTGATCCTCTTTGGAGTAGGTCTGCTACTATACTTCCTCGCCAAGAGGCTGAAGAATAACTCTTTCATCAAAAGTCTATCGACCGGTACAGTTCAAATCGGTACACGTGCGGTCTTTACCTTGATCATGTTACTGGTGGCCGTGTCAGAGACCGTGGGTGCCGAGAACATTCTGGGAGCTTTCCTTGCCGGTGTACTTGTTTCTTTACTTGCACCAAATCAGGAGATGGTTCATAAGCTTGATTCATTTGGATATGGATTTTTAATCCCGATCTTTTTCGTGATGATCGGTGTGGAGCTGGACCTTGGGTCACTACTGAGTGACAAGAAGATGCTTTTACTCATTCCATTATTGGTTCTTGCCTTCCTCGTTTCGAAGATCATCCCGGTATATTTATTGAGGTACTGGTATGATACGAAAACGACGATCGCTTCAGCATTTCTCCTTACGTCAACTCTGTCGTTGGTGATTGCTGCTGCAAAGATCGCAGAGAGAATTGAAATTATCACCCCTCAAATGAGTGGGACGCTCATTCTGGTGGCCGTGATTACATGTATCATCACACCAATCATCTTTAAGAAGCTTTTCCCGCGGGAAAGTGCCAAAGAGAAGAAGCTGAAAATTACATTCCTGGGTGCCAACCAATTGACAATGCCCGTTTCAAGGGAGCTTCAATCCTCCTTGTACGAACCGGTCCTGTATCATACGAAACAGGATAAATCAGATCGAAGTATCGCTGATTCACTGTTTGATATCCATGAAATCGATGATTATGATCTCGGCACACTGGAAGAGAAGGATATCTTTGAATCGGATATCATCGTGATTTCAACTGGGGATGAAGAGGTGAATGCAACACTGGCAGTGACGGCAAAAGAGTATGGAGTAGGTCGTGTGATCGTAAGGGTGGAAAGCCCTGATCTGCATGAAAGTCTTCGTGAACAGGATATTGAAGTTTATTCTGTATTCTTATCTACGAAAGCTTTATTAAGGGCGCTCATTGAATCTCCATCCGTCATGAGCATCTTGACCAATCAAGAAACATCCCTTTACGAAATCCGCATGTTGAACAGTCAGTTTGAAGGAATGACACTCCGGAAATTCCCATTCACGGGAGACGTCATCTTCGTCCGTATCTTCAGGGGGAAGGACTCCATCGTTCCCCATGGGGATACAGAACTTCACATGAATGACCGCCTGATTGTCACAGGCTCAAAAGAATACGTCGATGAACTCAAACGAGAACTCGAATTTTGTGAATACTGCTAA